One window of Marmota flaviventris isolate mMarFla1 chromosome 5, mMarFla1.hap1, whole genome shotgun sequence genomic DNA carries:
- the Hnrnpa0 gene encoding heterogeneous nuclear ribonucleoprotein A0 — MENSQLCKLFIGGLNVQTSESGLRGHFEAFGTLTDCVVVVNPQTKRSRCFGFVTYSNVEEADAAMAASPHAVDGNTVELKRAVSREDSARPGAHAKVKKLFVGGLKGDVAEGDLIEHFSQFGTVEKAEIIADKQSGKKRGFGFVYFQNHDAADKAAVVKFHPIQGHRVEVKKAVPKEDIHAGGGGGSRSSRGGRGGRGRGGGRDQNGLSKGGGGGYNSYGGYGGGGGGYNAYGGGGGGSSYGGSDYGNGFGGFGSYSQHQSSYGPMKSGGGGGGGSSWGGRSNSGPYRGGYGGGGGYGGSSF; from the coding sequence ATGGAGAATTCCCAGTTGTGTAAGCTGTTCATCGGCGGCCTCAATGTGCAGACGAGTGAGTCGGGCCTGCGCGGCCACTTTGAGGCCTTTGGGACTCTGACGGACTGCGTGGTGGTGGTGAACCCCCAGACCAAGCGCTCCCGTTGCTTCGGCTTCGTGACCTACTCCAATGTGGAGGAGGCCGACGCCGCCATGGCCGCCTCGCCCCACGCCGTGGACGGCAACACGGTGGAGCTGAAGCGGGCGGTGTCCCGGGAGGATTCGGCGAGGCCCGGCGCCCACGCCAAGGTTAAGAAGCTCTTTGTCGGTGGCCTTAAGGGAGACGTGGCCGAGGGCGACCTGATCGAGCACTTCTCGCAGTTCGGCACAGTGGAGAAGGCCGAGATCATTGCCGACAAGCAGTCGGGCAAGAAGCGCGGCTTCGGCTTCGTGTATTTCCAGAACCACGACGCGGCTGACAAGGCCGCGGTGGTCAAGTTCCACCCCATCCAGGGCCACCGCGTGGAGGTGAAGAAGGCGGTCCCTAAGGAGGATATCCacgccggcggcggcggcggctctcGCTCCTCCCGCGGTGGTCGCGGCGGCCGGGGCCGCGGCGGTGGGCGAGACCAGAACGGCCTGTCCAAGGGCGGCGGCGGCGGTTACAACAGCTACGGAGGTTACGGCGGTGGCGGCGGTGGCTACAACGCCTACGGAGGCGGCGGAGGCGGCTCGTCCTACGGGGGAAGCGACTACGGGAACGGATTCGGCGGCTTCGGCAGCTACAGCCAGCACCAGTCCTCCTACGGGCCGATGAAGAGCGGCGGAGGCGGAGGCGGAGGCAGCAGCTGGGGCGGTCGCAGTAACAGTGGACCTTACAGAGGCGGCTATGGCGGTGGGGGTGGCTATGGAGGCAGCTCCttctaa